One window from the genome of Myxococcaceae bacterium encodes:
- a CDS encoding glycosyltransferase: protein MGKAPNEEKQYRRRLLSRHIVLVIPDLGKAGAERILTTYANHWVSVGYKVTIILLIKDARIEYKLNKKIKLLIIPILKYFKLKIIDSVFSWFCIFKLRKAIVALSPCIVISFMVDLESIIALSGLDVPLIVSLHADPVYRDSKTKLYRKILIKLFYHNAFKIHLLTDSAANFFNYLKNVLVIPNPVNRAKVEKLELIFPCRKLVSIGQLIPSKRFDILIEAFSRVLSQFEDLRLEIYGEGPERNALEQLIDHLKLKSRVFLPGIRDDIDSLLFNSDIFVSSSETESFGMAVCEAMAVGCVVVGSNCSGLNDVIQDRVNGRLFNVGSVDHLSKILIELLSDQNQCRLLSKNAKKIVDRFSSEKVFKLWDTVFLEAGFIKPVALM from the coding sequence ATGGGCAAAGCTCCGAATGAAGAGAAGCAGTATAGGCGAAGGTTGTTGAGTAGACATATTGTACTGGTGATTCCAGACCTTGGAAAAGCGGGCGCTGAACGAATATTGACTACTTACGCCAATCATTGGGTATCTGTCGGATATAAAGTCACGATTATTTTATTAATTAAAGACGCTCGAATAGAATATAAATTAAATAAGAAAATAAAATTACTAATAATTCCTATTTTAAAATATTTTAAATTAAAAATAATTGATTCTGTTTTCTCGTGGTTTTGTATTTTTAAGTTGAGAAAAGCGATTGTAGCGCTAAGTCCATGTATTGTTATTTCTTTTATGGTTGATCTGGAATCTATTATTGCGTTGAGTGGACTTGATGTTCCTTTGATTGTTTCGTTGCATGCGGATCCCGTGTATCGAGATTCAAAAACAAAACTATATAGAAAAATTTTAATTAAATTGTTTTATCATAATGCGTTTAAAATTCACTTGTTAACGGATTCTGCCGCGAATTTCTTTAATTACCTAAAAAATGTTTTGGTAATCCCCAATCCTGTCAATCGAGCAAAGGTTGAAAAATTAGAGCTCATATTCCCTTGTCGTAAACTGGTTTCTATCGGTCAACTCATACCTTCAAAGAGATTCGATATCTTGATAGAAGCATTCAGTAGAGTTCTGAGTCAATTTGAAGACCTTCGTCTTGAAATCTATGGAGAAGGCCCCGAACGAAATGCTTTAGAGCAACTAATCGATCATCTGAAGCTAAAAAGTAGAGTATTCTTGCCCGGGATACGAGATGATATAGACTCCTTGCTTTTTAATAGCGATATATTTGTTTCTTCATCGGAGACAGAGAGCTTTGGTATGGCTGTATGCGAGGCAATGGCTGTTGGTTGTGTAGTTGTAGGTTCAAACTGCTCTGGGCTTAATGATGTCATTCAAGATAGAGTCAACGGACGTTTGTTTAATGTGGGGAGTGTAGATCATCTGTCTAAGATTCTTATCGAGCTTCTTTCCGATCAAAACCAATGCAGACTATTATCTAAAAATGCAAAAAAAATTGTTGATCGATTTAGCAGCGAAAAAGTATTCAAACTGTGGGATACAGTGTTTTTAGAAGCAGGTTTTATCAAACCCGTTGCTTTGATGTAA